The sequence AAGCGCGGCGAGGCGGGTTTCCAGTGCTTCCTGGGTCGGGTTGGTCAGGCGGGAGTAGATGGGGCCTTCATCGGCAAGCGCGAAGCGGTCCTGTGCGTGCTGGGCGTCGTCGAACACGTAGGACGTGGTCTGGTAGATGGGCACGTTGCGGGCGTTGGTCGCCCCGTCGAGCGCCTGGCCCGAGTGCAGAGCCTGGGTCGCGAGCTTCCAGTCGGTGGTTTGCGGGTTGGTCTCGGTGTTGTCGTATTTCGTCGTCATGGCAACTTAGGCTAGACCAAGCGGTTCATTCTGTGCGGGCGCTTTGTTCATTCCGGTCGCATCTGCGCAGTTCAAACAGTGAATTAAAATGAATACGGTCCGGTGCTGTGTGGTGCGAAAATGGGCGCGGGTGCGCGGGCGGGTCTAGGATGGCTGGGTCCCGCATGCGAAACTTCCGTCAGGAGAAGAAATGACAAAGGCGCACGAGTCCACGGCGAACCAGCGCTTCCCGTGGCCGGCACTGTGGTCAATGATGATCGGCTTTTTCATGATCCTGGTCGACTCCACGATCGTGTCTGTCGCCATCCCGGCGATTCAGCACGGACTCGACGCTGACGTCAACCAGGTCATCTGGGTCAACAGTTCCTATCTATTGGCGTACGCGGTCCCGTTGCTTATCACCGGGCGCCTCGGCGACCGTTTCGGGCCCCGGAATATCTACCTGCTGGGGCTCCTACTGTTCACGCTGTCGTCTCTGTGGTGCGGCCTGGCGGGCAGCATTGAAATGCTCATCGTCGCCCGCGTCTTCCAGGGGTTGGGTGGTGCGCTGCTCACGCCGCAGACCATGTCGGTGATGATCCGCATCTTCTCGCCCACGCAGCGTGGCGCCGCGATGGGCGTGTGGGGCGGCGTGGCCGGCGTGGCCACCATCGTGGGCCCGCTGCTAGGCGGTTTGCTTGTCGATGCCGCCGGCTGGGAGTGGATCTTCTTCGTCAACGTCCCCGTCGGCATCATTGGCATCATTCTGGCGTGGATCTTTGTTCCCCGTCTCGAGGTCACCAACAGCCGCTTCGATGTGCTCGGCGTCCTGCTCAGCGCGGTGGGGATGTTCTGCCTCATCTTCGCCATCCAGGAGGGCGACAACTTAGGTTGGGACTGGCGCTTCTGGGTGCTGCTCATCGCCGGGCTGGTGCTGTTGGCGCTCTTCGTGGCCTGGCAGGCCCGCGTCGGCGCGACGGCGCTGGTGCCGCTGTCGCTGTTTAAGGACCGCAACTTCTCCCTCGCGTGCATCGCCATCGCCACGGTGGGCATGAGCATCTCCACGTTCGCTATCCCGTGGATGATCTACATCCAGACGGTCAAGGAGTACACCCCGACGGACGCGGCGCTGCTGCTCGTGCCGTCCGGGATTATCTCCGGCGTGCTCTCGCCGCTGGTGGGCAAGCAGACGAATGTGCACTCGCCGAAGCCGTTAGCCATCGCTGGCCTTACCATCACCGGCATCAGTTTCGGGCTCATCGCATTTATCACCAACCCCGACATCAGCCCGCTGTGGTTGCTCGCCATCGCGGCCCTGTCCGGCCTGGGCAACTCGATGATGTGGGGCCCGCTGTCCATGATTGCCACCCGCAACCTGCCCGGCGAGCTCGCCGGCGCCGGCTCCAGCGTGTACAACACCGTCCGCCAGGTCGGCGCCGTCATCGGCTCCGCGGGCGTTGCCGTGCTCATGTCCTCGCAGCTGGCCAAGCATCTCGTCGAGGGCGCGGGCGACAGCGCGGGTGCTGGGGCCGGCGCCGGTGCGGGAGCAGGTGCTGGCGGAGGCGGCGAAGGCGCCCTGCCGGAGTTCCTCCACGAGCCGTTCGCCACCGCGATGAGCCACTCCCTGTGGCTGCCTACCATTGCCATTCTGGTGGGTGCGGTCTTCGCCTTCAGCTTTGAGAAAACCCGGTCCTGGAAGGGGTGAGGCATTGCTAGGAAAAGGGGGCTAGGCGGGTTAACCGCCT is a genomic window of Corynebacterium massiliense DSM 45435 containing:
- a CDS encoding DHA2 family efflux MFS transporter permease subunit; its protein translation is MTKAHESTANQRFPWPALWSMMIGFFMILVDSTIVSVAIPAIQHGLDADVNQVIWVNSSYLLAYAVPLLITGRLGDRFGPRNIYLLGLLLFTLSSLWCGLAGSIEMLIVARVFQGLGGALLTPQTMSVMIRIFSPTQRGAAMGVWGGVAGVATIVGPLLGGLLVDAAGWEWIFFVNVPVGIIGIILAWIFVPRLEVTNSRFDVLGVLLSAVGMFCLIFAIQEGDNLGWDWRFWVLLIAGLVLLALFVAWQARVGATALVPLSLFKDRNFSLACIAIATVGMSISTFAIPWMIYIQTVKEYTPTDAALLLVPSGIISGVLSPLVGKQTNVHSPKPLAIAGLTITGISFGLIAFITNPDISPLWLLAIAALSGLGNSMMWGPLSMIATRNLPGELAGAGSSVYNTVRQVGAVIGSAGVAVLMSSQLAKHLVEGAGDSAGAGAGAGAGAGAGGGGEGALPEFLHEPFATAMSHSLWLPTIAILVGAVFAFSFEKTRSWKG